The DNA region CAGACGAGGATTCGTACGGCTCAAGTGTACGGGCGGCTCCAGCGGTGGCTCACGGGGTTCCGGCAGCGGAAATCAAATTATAGCCCGTCTAGGCAGTCAATATATTTCCCTTTGCAGTTTAATCAACCTTCAAGGTTGGCCTAGCACCCGCTTTATTGCAGttgataataaaaacaagCTCAAACTTTTATGCATGGCAGTATGCTCAGTGAAGAACAAGAATTTTACCAGCATCGCAGCGGGTAGAGCGCTTAGCCTctacattttccttttgctttttagAACTCTTCAAGAAATTATCTGGtactatttttaatttttttacaaTAAACGTTGGTTGTATTAGTTGCTTTATTAGTTGTCAAAGTTAGTATACATACTTTTTGATATTAAGAATCCCTAAATTTAGAAAAGTTACGTAACTGAGTTCTCCCggtttatttctttttttttattactatACAAAGACCTATTTCATGACATGACAACTCTAGCTCGCATGACAGGGGTGCCCACTTGGCAAACAGCTGTTTATTTCTGTTCTGTAAAATTTACCTATGAAGTCAcagcagcaaagcaaatttCACAAAGAAGAGTAAGAATAAAGGCTACATATCTAGAAGTTTGCTTCCATTACATGATGTTAATGGATTGCTGAAACCTTTCCGCCATTAAAATGTGCACATGCATACATtcatatctatgtatatacaattaaatatttaaaattaaaacaaatgctGGAAGAGGGAGGAAAGAACATAAAGCGCTGAAGAGAGGCTAACAATtaatcagaaaataaaaatgctgaGAATAAGAAACGTGATTGCTTTGCAGTCTCACTTATTAActcagacacacacacgctaGCATGTAGATGGAGCATACCCCGCTGAAGCTTGCAGcataaataaaagagaaaGTAAAACTTAGCAAGATGTGCTCTTCCCCCGCCCTCTTAACcattaaaagaaaatggcatTTAGAATAGAATAGACACACACGCGCACTCATCGGTGGATATAATACATAAAAAGCAATGATACTTGATTTGGGCAACCATTCTCTGATTATGTTTATCAACTATTTGGAAAACCATTCAAGTTGAATTATAATACCCTATGCACTCAGCGGATATAAGCTTTTCTGTGCACTTTCCGTAAAAATTAATGACACTACTCGGCAGCCATTGTAAAAATCAATATCGCGAGACTGCCCTCAGAACTCAGGGAACTTAAACCCAGCTGTCACTCAATTGGAAACTTATAATAGTTAAAACACAACCTAACCACGCTTTTCCGAGAATTTGATAGGCAGATCGGTGAAAAAAGTAATACAGGAAAATGCAAACGGTCGACATTTTGTTTTCCGTCTCGCTGGTGCTTATTTGAAACGtaagtgtgtgtatgtgtgctcATGTGTATCTCGTCTGAGCTCggagccccaaaaaaaaagtggtcaaattACTTCTTCGAATCGCTCTAGCCCCGCCATTGCAAAGCTTCTTATTTTCATTGTAGTTCACAGCAGTCGCACTTACCTTTCAACCAATTGCAGAAGTTTTCAATTAATCTGCAGTTTTTACACACTCGGCAGTTTTCACACGCGACGGAAAACAATGCACACCAGTGTGACCGCGGCTTGCAATGTTAACTCCTAAGGCGTTATCGAATCGACTATCGACATCGAGAATTGGTACCGATGAGGAATGCTTATCGTGTGAAACGattagtttatttaattgtgACCGATGCATTTGGGGTTTTCCGTTATCTCCGCCACAGTGCGCCGATGGCTTGCAAGCGATATCTAGAGGtgattatgcaaattaataaacCGAATATAATGGAATTTATTATGTTGTTATAGTTACATTAATTGACTTTGAACTAATTTTTACCAAATAGTATTACAGACTAGTTAAGTACATTTAAACATGCTGAATTTCAACTGTACATTTTAGGAATTCTTTGTGTTAGAAAGTCTGGGAATACCCAAAACGGTTATTGGGTTGACCggattttattaaaaatcgTTTTGCTCCTTTCAATACATTGTGTTATTCTCACACATTtactttaaaacaaaattagtAGACCTTTTTAAGATTACACAATTTGACAACACGCAAAACCTCTTTAACAAATTATACTGTTATTATGAAGTTTAATTAATTAGGCAAAAATTGGTTGGTGGATTTCGCATATTACCACAACTTCAACTGAGACGTTTGTAATCATCACCATCTTTCGATAGTCTCATCCCTACTTTGCCAGCTCggtttttatttacttttctaTGCGGCGAGTTTACTTAAAAAACAAGTAATCATAGGAAAAAGAGACAACCTTAATGTTCATTGATCAGTTCAATTATTCTAAGCCTTGTAAAACGACCACTTAGAGCTGTCAAAATTTCATATTGGAGTTCGGGTATAGGAAAGTGCATCCAACCATTGGCACAAAGGTTCTTATCAcaacaaaagacaaaagaaaaaaacaacaacaaataaatagaTAGCGCAACAAAGTGAGTAAACTGAAACTTAACATAACCAACTGAGTTACTCACTCGCCTTCGTCGATTGCAGTTGTTGGTCCGCCGAATAGGAATCTCTTTGCGCAGAGAAGTCTTGAGAGCTTTGAGGTCTGACGTGTCGTTTGCTTTCTGACGATAGAAACCAGAGAACGGTTCGGAAGTGGAGGAGTGATGTGTGGAAATTCATCTGTGGGAAACGGGACGAGGGCCTTAATTCTTGTCGGTGGTTATGGGACCCGTCTTCGACCCCTGACCCTCAGCACACCTAAGCCACTGGTGGAGTTTGCCAATAAGCCGATTCTTCTACACCAACTGGAGGCACTCGTCGATGCGGGATGTCGTCAGGTAAACCcagtttataaattaatgttgCTTAAAACAGAGTCCAAAACCGCCGCATTGCTTAGGAAATATGACAAATCTTACCATATATACAACGGTTATTTATAGTACATATagtatatttgtttaaaaaacgGTTGATCTTGTTCCATATTATTTTCCTGTCCCAAACTTGGGAAAGACGGTTACGTAATCCGATTAGAACAACTCaatttcggttttttattctttttcgAAATCCTAGATTGTATATGCCCAAAATAATGCATACTTTTTCCTTGCAGGTTATTTTAGCCGTCAGCTATCGAGCCGAGCAAATGGAAAAGGAGCTAAAAGTCGAAGCAAAGAAACTGGGCGTGGAATTGCTCTTCTCCCACGAGACGGAACCCTTGGGCACAGCTGGACCTCTAGCCCTAGCTAAAACTATTTTAGCAGCCAGTTCAGAGCCATTTTTCGTGCTCAATTCTGACGTTATCTGCGATTTTCCTTTTAAGCAACTAGTGCAATTTCATCGTAATCACGGAAAAGAAGGCACAATTGTTGTCACAAAAGTCGAAGAACCATCAAAATACGGAGTTGTGCTGTACGATGAGAACGGCtgcattaaaaattttattgaaaagcCACAGGAGTTTGTTAGCAATAAGATAAATGCTGgcatttacatatttaatcCCTCCGTGCTTGACCGGATCGAAGTTAGGCCCACATCAATAGAGAAAGAGGTATTCCCTGCGATGGCGCAGCAACAGGAGTTGTATGCAATGGATTTAACTGGATTCTGGATGGACATCGGACAACCAAAAGACTTTCTAACCGGTACGACTCATTCGCTCGCTCAATCTTGATTGCCTAATTGGTCTTATCGCTTTGAAAGCAAACGTGGATGTCGTTGTTAATTGTGCTTTGCCTTTTTTACCTACCCGGCTTTTGCCTTTATCTATTGTTCAGTTTCCTGGAACTATAGTTAAATGCTTGACAGAGCGATTTCTGTTTAAAGAAAAGGAGGGTCATTAGGCTGATAGTGGGCACTAGGAGAAACCGAGTAGAAGGGTGAATTGTTTGATGGGTTCGATGAATACATGTACGaagataaaatattttccgcCAAAATTTAATGCTGTCGCaatcatatttcttgttgttgtattATATTCGTTAAGATCTAAGTAACTGAAACGAAATAGGTGAATTATCTTAGCACTAGTCTGCTtcttaaatgtttatttcaCTTAACAATGGAGTGTTGAAAATGAAAGCCATTGAATGGGAGTGAAAACCCCGACTTAGTCTCTTTACTTATTGCGctattctattttatttcagGAATGTGTCTCTATCTAAGCTCGCTGCGCCAGAAGCAATCTCCCAAGCTGTACACAGGGCCTGGAGTGGTGGGCAACGTGTTAGTGGATCCCACGGCCAAGATTGGCGAGGGTTGTCGCATAGGGCCTAATGTAACTATTGGACCGGACGTGGTTATCGAGGATGGCGTTTGCATTAAGCGCTCGACCATCCTCAAAGGCGCCATCGTTCACTCACATTCGTGGCTGGACTCCTGCATCGTCGGTTGGCGTTCTACGGTTGGCCGTTGGGTTCGCATCGAAGGCATCACCGTGCTAGGCGAGGATGTAATCGTAAAAGATGAGCTATACATTAATGGAGGTCAAGTCTTGCCCCATAAAAGCATTGCGGCCAGTGTACCAGAACCGCAGATCATTATGTGAGTCGGTGACCCAAATCATAAAGTGTAAATACAATCAATTTATGTTCACTTCTGCtgttttggtattttataAAGGTGCCTTTTGCATTTATGCTGTCACCTACGATTTGCAATATTGACactataaaaaaaagataaacatTTCCAGCAGTTAGCGT from Drosophila santomea strain STO CAGO 1482 chromosome 3R, Prin_Dsan_1.1, whole genome shotgun sequence includes:
- the LOC120450902 gene encoding mannose-1-phosphate guanyltransferase beta; translated protein: MCGNSSVGNGTRALILVGGYGTRLRPLTLSTPKPLVEFANKPILLHQLEALVDAGCRQVILAVSYRAEQMEKELKVEAKKLGVELLFSHETEPLGTAGPLALAKTILAASSEPFFVLNSDVICDFPFKQLVQFHRNHGKEGTIVVTKVEEPSKYGVVLYDENGCIKNFIEKPQEFVSNKINAGIYIFNPSVLDRIEVRPTSIEKEVFPAMAQQQELYAMDLTGFWMDIGQPKDFLTGMCLYLSSLRQKQSPKLYTGPGVVGNVLVDPTAKIGEGCRIGPNVTIGPDVVIEDGVCIKRSTILKGAIVHSHSWLDSCIVGWRSTVGRWVRIEGITVLGEDVIVKDELYINGGQVLPHKSIAASVPEPQIIM